The genomic region CCGTTTCAATGATCTGCGCAACCAACTCGCGCTGGCTTACGAAGGTGACTCTGAAAATCTCAGCAAGAAGCTGCGCACTGGCAGATCGGTGGAAGAAATCTTCCGGAATGCCCAAGCGACATTCAACCAGTGGTCAAAATTGGCACCGGAAGATCGAACGGCGAAAGCTATTCTGGACTCCCTTGATTTTGACTTTTTCGAACTGCTGGATAGCGTAACTATTGCCCGTTCACGAAAGCACATTCAGACCTTCTACGATACCAGTGATATTGGACAGTTTCCCGAGCGTCGCAAGCCGTTGTCATTTCACTCGCCACTGACTGGGCGCACAGACGTGATGAGTTTCAACGAAATCTTTGAACAACTTTCGCTGCTCAAACTCGCTGTGTACGCCCCGATTAGCTATATTCTACCCAGTAGGCTCAAAAAATATGAAGACCTGTATGACACGCTTGTGGACGGCGGTAGAAGACGGCTCAAGCAGGTAGACCGCGAACAAAGTCTACAATCATTAATGACGACCAACTTGCTCAAACGCCTTGAAAGTTCTGTTGAGGCATTTCGACTGACTCTGACAAGCCTGCAGGGCAATCACACTCGCACCTTGAACAAAATCGACTTGTTCAAGGCCGTAGGCGTTGCTGACAGCGTCTCTGACTGGACTGATAGCATGGTCAATCTAGAAGCCGAGGAAGACGATATCCCGCTTGGGGATTCGGAGATCGGCGGCAAGGTCAAAATCAACCTTGCCGACATGGACCTCCCATCTTGGGAGCACGACCTAAAGGTTGATCTGGAAGTTATTAATGCCTTGCTGACCTCTATGGCAAAGGTCACGCCCAAGGATGATTCCAAGCTGCAACATTTAAAAGGGCTAATTCTCAATAAAATTCAAAACCCTATCAATGACGGTAATAAAAAAGTCCTCATTTTCACAGCGTTCGCTGACACGGCCAGTTACCTCTATAATAATCTGGCAGCCACCATACTGGCGACACATGGCCTTCACACCGGAAAAGTCACCGGCAAAGACGCGCCAAAATCAACTCTCAAAAAGAATTATGATTTCCAATCATTGCTGACGCTTTTCTCTCCTCGCGCCAAGGAAAAAGCTCAAGTGCTCCCAAGGGAACCTGAGGAATTGGATCTTCTGATCGGCACCGACTGCATTTCCGAAGGGCAGAACCTCCAGGACTGCGATTACCTGATCAACTACGACATCCACTGGAACCCGGTTCGCATCATCCAACGATTCGGGCGCATTGACCGCATCGGTTCTATCAACAAGACCATCCAGTTGGTGAACTATTGGCCCGATATTTCTCTGGATGAGTACATCAACCTCAAGGAACGGGTCGAAAACAGGATGGTCATTGCCGACGTAACGGCCACCGGAGATGACAACGTCCTCACGGCAAAAAGCAGTGAGATTTCATATCGGAAAGAACAGCTCCGGCGTCTGCAGGAAGAAGTGATTGAACTGGAAGACCTGAAGACGGGCGTATCCATTACCGACCTGGGCCTGAATGACTTTCGTATGGACCTGCTTAATTATGTCAAAACCAATGGCGACCTCGCTAGCGTGCCGGGTGGTATGCATGCGGTTGTCCCAGCCAGGCCGACAATGGGTTTGCACCCAGGCATCATCTTCACACTGCGTAACCGCAACCATGCGATTAACATCAATCAACACAACCGGCTTCACCCTTACTATCTGATTTATATCGCCCAGGATGGTGAGATTTTATCCAACCATACTGAGGTCAAAAAGCTGCTCGACCTGGTTCGTTCCAGTTGCAAAGGTCAGGATGAACCCATCGCCCAAGTCTGCCGACTTTTCAATCAGCAAACGGACGAAGGTCGAAATATGAAGGCTTGTTCCGACCTACTGAGTACAGCAATCCGTTCGATGATCGATGTCAAGGAAGAGAAGGATCTGGACAGCTTGTTCTCTGGCGGCAAAACCACGGCCCTTGTGAACACCATTGCTGGGCTTGACGATTTTGAACTCGTCGCCTTCCTAGTTGTTCAAAAATAACCGCACTAAGTTTAAGCAAATAGGTTTGATTTGGGAGAAGATATGACAACATTTGACAGCACTAAGTCCTCATTAAGTGAACTATTGCGCGACATTATCGCCGGTAAAATTCAATTGCCGGACTTTCAGCGCGGTTGGGTGTGGGATGATGATCACATACGGGACTTACTTGTCAGTATTGCCAGATCATTTCCCATTGGTGCAGTTATGTTGCTTGAAGCGGGTGGTGAAGTACGATTTCAGACGAGGCCAGTTGAAGGATTGGAAAGAAAAATTCCCAAGAGTCAGTTGCCGGAAAAACTAATTCTAGATGGTCAGCAGCGCCTGACAACTCTCACACAAACATTGGCGCTCGATGAGCCTGTAGATACCCGTACAGCTAAAGGAAAAAAAATACAACGTCATTATTACTTTGATATTCGAAAAGCAGTGGAATCACCATATAGTTTAGAAGATGCAGTGATTGCCGTGGATGACAGTCGTCAACTGCGCTCAAATTTTGGTCGCGATGTAGATTTGGATCTTTCAACTCGGGAATTGGAGTGTAAGCAATTATACTTTCCTTGTAGTCAGATAATGAGTTCAGACGACTGGGAGGCTACACTGCACCAAGTAGCGCCAGAACAGTTTGGTGCCTATATGGCATTCCGCAAGCTTGTACTTACACCATTTCGAACTTACCAACTTCCTGTGATTTTACTGAAGAAGGAGACATCTAAAGAGGCTGTCTGTTTGGTGTTTGAAAAGGTGAATACCGGTGGCGTGGCTCTGTCAGTCTTTGAGCTGATTACTGCCAGCTATGCAGCTGAAGGGTACAATCTGCGGGATGATTGGTTTGGTTCAAATGTTCGAAACGTTGATTCTCGGCAGGCGCGAATTGAGAAGGATGACTTACTCAAAGGGACAGAATCCACCGAGTTTCTTCAAGCCATTAGCTTGCTCACAACACATGAATTGCGTCTTGCCGACATCCAAGCTGGCAAGACAGGCAAGCAGGTGCGCCCTGTAAGTGCAAAACGAGCCGATGTGCTCCAACTCCCTCTTTCTGCCTGGCACAAGTGGGCGAATTCCCTCGAATCGGGTTTTCGTCAAGTTGGCCGGTTTCTGCGAAAAGAATGTTTTTATAACAGAAGAGACCTGCCTTATAGCACGCAACTTATTCCCTTGGCGGCCGTGTTGACTCAACTTGGTGATCGATGGTTGGAACCGCGCATCTACGACAAGCTTTCACAGTGGTTCTGGTGCGGTGTATTGGGGGAGCTCTATGGTGGAGCTGTAGAAACTCGCATTGCCAACGATTATGAAGAATTATTGCGGTGGGTTGATGACGATGAAGTCATCCCACGAACAGTTCGAGATGCAAGCTTCAGACCTGAACGTTTTGACACTCTTCGCTCTCGTCTTAGTGCCGCCTATAAAGGTATAAATACTTTGGTTCTTCGCGAAGGATCAAAAGATTGGTTTTGGAAGGCCAGTATTCGGGAATTGGATGCAGACGAGATTGCGATGGATATTCATCACATATTTCCGCGTGCATGGTGCGAAAGGAAGGGAATCAGAAGCGATCGATACGACTCTATTCTCAATAAGACACCAATATCTTACAAAGCTAATCGAAAAATTGGCGGAGATGCGCCGTCAGTTTATATCCAGCGTATCCAACACGAAAAGCAGGTTAAATTGAACGAAGAACAAATGAATAAAATACTTGCCACACATGCATTAGAACCAGACCTTCTCAGGTCTGATGACTTTGATCGCTTCGTCGAAGATCGCTGTTCTCGTATGGTATCCCTGATCGAAAGGGCAATGGGAAAGCGAGTGAGTTTGGCTGAGGAAAAAGAAGAGTACGAAATGAGAGACGAGCATGTTTTTTCCTCATGAACCTGATTGATTCTCCGTTTTTGTTTGAATACCCGGAACACGCATATTTCGGACGCGTGCTGCCCAAGAATAAAATCTACGAGCACGGAAGCCCACGTAGCGCCGTCAAGCAGTTGTTTGTCAGCCAGGTGGAGCAGATCGTCTGGCAGTACAAGCTCGCCCCGGAAACCATTAACATGAGTGGCTTACCGTCTGTTCCGGAAATTCAAATTTTTAGTATCGCCTTGAAGGATGGAGCCCTGAAGACGGAAGTGCTGCAATGCATTGACCTAGCCATACCATTCCCGATCATTTTTGAGCTTCGGTTCGACGGGAAAGTAAAACCTGTCGCCGCCTTTAAGCGGCCGAGTGAAACGGATGCCTGCAAGTGGGTCATTAGCGAATATTTTGATTGCGACTGGGCAGCTACCGATACGCCACGCAAGCCCTTGCCGATGGTTTTTGATCTTGAGGCACTCTACGGTCATTTGCTGCTGCCACTAATGCCGTACCCGGCACGGTCTGGCGAAGACCTGCAAAAACGAGTGGAGCGGATGGAGCGCATTCGGCTCAAGCAGCGGGAGCTGGAGCGTTGTGAGGCCCGACTCCGGAAAGAAAAGCAGTTCAACCGTAAGGTCGGGATCAATGCCGAACTGCGCGAAGTGAAAGCCCAGCTGTCGGAATTGAAAAAATAATGTTGCCAACACAGGTCGTTACGATTATGTTCCTTTCATCTGAATACAGAACAACACCCCCCACGCATCCCGTCAGCTCTGCGCACCATGGGGGGTTACTTATTTTGTCCAAGGGCACCCATGAGGTTTGCTAAACCCCCGAAGACATTCGAAGAACAAGTGGGAATCCTCTGTTCACGCGGAATGGAGATTGATGATCCTGAACGAGTCAGGAGATATCTTTCTCATTTGAACTACTATCGTCTTGCCGCCTATTGGCTACCCTTCGAACAAGACCATCCTACCCACCGTTTTCAACCCGGTACTCGCTTCAACACCGTGCTTGAACATTACATCTTTGACCGGGAACTGCGTCTTCTGGTCATGGATGCCATTGAACGTCTTGAAGTGTCTTTGCGCACCCGCTGGGCCTATTATCTTTCCCACACGTATGGACCGCATGCACATCTTGAAAGCCGCATCTTCAAATTAGATGGGCGCTGGTCACACGAAGAAAACCTTCGAAAGCTGAAGGACGTGGTTGATTCCAGTGCTGAGGTCTTTATCCGGCATTTTGACCGATACGATGAAGAGTTGCCGCCAGTTTGGGTCGTTTGTGAGGTCATGACTCTAGGACAACTTTCCAAATGGTATGCGAATCTGCGTCATAGCAAGGATCGGAATGCCATTGCCGAGGCGTACGGTCTTGATGAAGTCAATCTGACCTCCTTTCTCCATCATCTGAGCATTGTCCGCAATCTTTGTGCCCACCATGCACGGCTCTGGAATCGGGAGTTTGCTTTTACCTGGAAGCTACCACGTCTTAAACCGGTTGGACTCCTGGTGAATTTTCATGCCCCAGATGGGAGAAGGCTCTATAACACGTTGGTTATGCTCGCATATCTGATGGATCGAATTAATCCACACAGCTGGAAAACACGGCTGGAAGAATTGTTTACAAAACATCCGGAAGTTGCGGAACGTCATATGGGCTTTCCTGAGAATTGGCAGGATAGGTCGCTGTGGCGTGGTCAGATACTATAATGGAATAGATGCTCTCAATAAGGAATACTGAAATGGAAAAGATGAAAATGCACTCCCCAAACCTGACCCGGGAGAACATAACCCGTATCCGCGAGATGTTTCCCGGCTGTGTGACAGAGGCCCAGGGCAAAGACGGCAAGATTAGGCTGGCTGTGGATTTCGACCAGTTGCGGCAGGAGTTGTCCGAGTCCATAGTGGATGGCCCTCAAGAACGTTACCATCTCAACTGGCCAGGAAAACGTGAGGCGTTGCTCACTGCCAACGCTCCCATAGCCAAGACTCTGCGCCCCTGCCGCGAAGAGAGTGTAGATTTCGATACCACAAAGAGCCTGTTTATTGAGGGGGATAATCTGGAGGCTTTAAAGTTACTCCAGGAGACCTATCTCGGACAAGTCAAAATGATCTATGTTGATCCCCCGTATAATCGGAAAAAGGGGAATAATCTCGTTTACCGAGACGATTTCGTTGGTAACACCTATGAGTATCTAACGCAAAGCAATCAAGCCGACGAACATGGTTATCGACTTGTTGCCAACACGGAAGCAAATGGTAGGTTTCACTCCGATTGGCTCGGGATGATGTATCAACGCCTTCGAGTTGCAAGGAATCTTCTGGCACCAGCGGGAGTCATCGCTATATCCATCGATGATGCGGAAACAGCAAACGTTCTCCATTTGTGTTATGAAGTCTTCGGTGAATCGAATTTCGTTGGTACACTTATTTGGAAAAACGCTACTGACAACAACCCTACCAACGTTGCTGTCGAACACGAAAGCATTCATGTTTTTGCAAGAAGCAAAAGCAACTTGGAAGGTGTCTGGAAGAGTTCTGTCTCCGATGTCAAAGAAGTTCTCGTGAGAATTGGCTCTGAATTGGCTGAAAAGTATTCGGACTTAACTGATCTGCAATCGGCTTATACAGAGTGGTATCGCGAGAATAAGACACAACTTGGACCGTTAGCAGACTACAAGTTTATCGATGGAAATGGCGTTTATGCAGGTAGTCGTAGTGTTCATAACCCTGGGAAAGAAGGGTATCGATACGACGTTATTCATCCTGACACCGGCAAAGCCTGCAAGCAGCCGCTTATGGGGTATCGGTTTCCAGAAGAGACAATGAAGCGCTTGCTATCGGAGAGACGAGTTCTATTTGGAGATGATGAGAACAAGCTTATTGAACTGAAGGTATACGCCTCAGAGTTTGAGGATAAGCTGTCCAGCGTCTTTGAACTTGATGGTAGGTCTGGCCCATACGATTTAAAAGCTCTCTTCCCAGAAGGGAAGAAAGTGTTTTCTAATCCAAAGCCCGTTCTTCTGATGGAGCGTCTAGTATCCTTTATGACTGGGCCACAGGACATCTGCCTTGATATGTTCGCTGGTTCCTCGACGCTTGCGCATGCAACGCTTGAACTCAACCGGCGCGAAGGTGGAAGCCGCAGGTTCATAAGTGTCCAATATCCTGAGAGAATTGGGCAGGATAGCAAGGATGCAAAAGAGGCTTACAACTTCTGCAAGCAGGCAGGACTCGAACCTTTGATTTCCGAGATTTCAAAGGAACGTACGCGGCGTGCCGGGGCAGCGTTACGCGAAAAGGAAGGCGTTCCAGATTGGAGCCGGGATGTTGGCTTCCGCGTCCTCAAAATCGATTCATCCAACATGGCAGACGTCTACTATACTCCGGACGCTGCAGATCAAAACAAGTTTCAATACTACGTGGACAATATCAAGCCGGACCGCACATCTGAAGATCTGCTCTTTCAGGTGTTATTAGACTGGGGTGTGGATCTTTCGCTGCCCATCCGAAAAGAGACCATCCAGGGCAAGGCCGTCTTTTTTGTCAATGAGCCGCCCTATGATCTTGTGGCCTGCTTCGATACCGGCGTGAATGAGGACCTCGTCAAAGAACTTGCCAAGTTTGAGCCGTTGCGGGTTGTGTTCCGTGACGCTGGCTTTGCCACTGACGCCGCCAAGATCAATGTGGAACAGATCTTCAAGCAGATGTCTCCTGGCACTGACGTGAAATCGATTTAGGGAGGACTTGGCATGAAACTCAAGTTTAAAGTCCAGCCCTATCAGACCAGCGCGGTTGAATCCGTGGTCGATTGCTTTGCTGGGCAGGTGAATACCGCAGGTCTTGCCTACCGAATTGACCCAGGTGTGAACAAAAAGCTGTTGGCACAGGGGGCGACTTTGCCGGGGATTAATCTTGATGTTGAGCAGACCGGCTTCAAAAATGCTGATATCCACCTGACCGATGCCCAACTGCTGACCAATATCCAGGACGTTCAGCGTCGTCAGAACCTACCCTTGTCTGAAAATCTGGTCTCAAGCGCCGGATGCAAGGTAAATCTTGATGTGGAGATGGAAACCGGGACCGGCAAGACATACTGCTACGTCAAAACATTCTTTGAAATGAATAAGCGATACGGCTGGACCAAGTTCATCGTGGTGGTACCCAGCATTGCCATCCGTGAAGGCGTGCTCAAATCACTGGAGATTACCGCCGAACATTTCACCGAAAGCTACGGCAAGAAGGCCCGATTCTTTGCCTACAATTCCAGGCAGCTGCACCATCTGGAAAGCTTTTCCTCCGATGCGGGCATCAACGTCATGGTAATCAATATCCAGGCGTTCAATGCCACGGGAAAGGACAACCGCCGCATCTATGACGAGCTGGACGATTTCCAGTCACGCCGTCCCATCGATGTGATCAGCAGCAACCGTCCCATTCTGATCCTCGATGAGCCACAGAAGATGGAAGGTTCGAAAACGCTGGAGGCATTGACCAAGTTCAAGCCGCTGATGATCCTACGCTATTCGGCCACCCATCGGACCACGCACAACAAGATCCACCGCCTCGACGCTCTGGACGCGTATAACCAGAAGTTGGTTAAGAAAATCGCAGTGCGTGGTATCGCCGTAAAGGGACTGGCTGGCACTACGGGCTATCTCTATCTGGAATCCATTGAGATATCTAAAAAAGCGCCAATTGCCCGAATCGAGATGGAGGTGCGCCAAGGATCCGGTATTAAGCGGATAGTCAAACGCTTGGAACGAGGAACAGACCTGTTCGTTGAGTCGAACGAACTGGATCAATACCGAGACTTTGTCATTGCCCAGATCGACGCCACCAAGGATACCGTGGAGTTTACCAATGGTCATGTTCTGAGTACTGGCGATGCAACCGGCGATGTTACGGAAATGGCCATCCGACGGATTCAAATCAGGGAGGCGATCAGAGCCCATCTTGAGAAAGAACGGATACTCTTTGCCCAGGGCATCAAGGTACTGTCCCTTTTCTTCATCGACGGGGTGGTAAAATACCGGGACTATAACCATCCTGATACAAAGGGAGAGTACGCCCGGATTTTTGAAGAGGAGTACGAACGGCTCAAAGGAGAATTTTCGAGTCAGCTTCCGTTGGATAGTGGTGAATACCAGAGATTTCTTAAAGGAATTCCCGTCGGACTCACTCATAACGGGTATTTCTCAATCGATAAAAAATCAAATCAAATGAAGGAACCTGAAGGGATCAAGTGGGTTAAAGATGAAGAGACCGGACAAAAAACACTTCGATCCGATGACGTGGATGCCTACGATTTGATCTTGAAGGACAAGGAACGACTACTCTCATTCGCTGAACCGGTCCGGTTCATTTTCTCCCATTCAGCTCTACGGGAAGGCTGGGATAACCCCAATGTTTTTGTCATGTGCATGCTTAAGCATAGCGACAATTCGATCTCGCGTCGTCAGGAAGTTGGCCGGGGGTTGCGGATCAGCGTCAACCAGCTCGGGGATCGTATGGACAACCCGGCTACGGTCCATGACGTGAACGTCCTGACCGTTGTTGCCAGCGAGAGTTACAAGGACTTTGTCGGAAATCTTCAGCGTGAGATCAGCGAGTCCCTCTCTGCACGCCCACGCAAGGCGGATGAAGCCTACTTCACCGGGAAGGTCGTCACCACCGAAACTGGGACCGTGGAGATTACCCCGGTCATGGCTAAGCAGATCTACAAATACCTGTTGAAAAATGACTATACCGATGATGCGGACCAGGTTGCAACAGTCTACCATGAGGCGAAAGCAGCCGGAACGTTGGCTGCCCTTCCGCCCGAGCTTGCCCCTCACGCAGAGCAGATATTCGGATTGATCGACAGTGTCTTCAGCGACTCCCAGCTGCCCGTTCCTGAAAATGCCAACAAGGCGAAAATCAATCCAATCAATGACGCCAACTTCCAGAAGAAAGAATTTCAGGCGTTATGGAGTCGGATCAACCAGAAAGCGGTCTACCGCGTTGAATTTGATTCCACGGAACTGATTGCCAACAGCATTGCGGCTCTCAATAAGGATCTCCGTATCACTCCTCTCCAGTATACAATTCACACTGGAATCCAGAAAGACGGTATTACCGATGATCAGTTGAAGCATGGCGACGGCTTTGATCTCACGGATACGGATGTTGAAACACATAATGCCTCTGTGCACTCCATAGTCACATACGACCTGCTGGGCAAGCTTGCCGAAAATACACAGCTGACCAGAAAGACCATTGCCGCTATCTTGAGCGGGATCAATGCCGGATCATTCACACAATTTAAGGAAAACCCGGAACATTTCATTGCCGAGGCGTCTCGCCTGATCAATGAGCAAAAGGCCGCCACAGTTGTGGAACGGCTCAGTTACGACGCCGTTGAGGACTCCCACGACATAGGTATTTTTACCGCGAGCCAGACCAAGCACGACTTCACCCATGCGGGTAACAAACTTGAAAAACACATCTACGACTACGTAGTTACGGATTCCAGAGTGGAACGGAATTTCGTGAAGGAATTGGATACGAGTGATGATGTTATCGTCTACGCAAAGCTCCCCAAAGGATTCTTTATTCCAACCCCTGTAGGCAACTACAATCCAGACTGGGCCATTTCCTTCAAGGAAGGCAAGGTGAAGCATATTTACTTTGTGGCTGAAACTAAAGGCTCACTCTCCAGCTTGGATTTGCGCGGGATTGAAAATAACAAGATCGAATGTGCAAGAAAGTTTTTCGAAATGCTCAATAAAAAGCATGAAGAAAAAAATTTAAAATACGACGTGGTCACGAGCTTTGGGAAACTGATGGAGATTGTTGGAAAGGGTCAAAGACTCTAATAACTGATTTACTGTAGAGGAATATTTGAAAGGTAATTAGTGTTGGCAAAAAGGGGCTGGCAGTTTATCCGTAGCTACCAGTCCCTATTGTTAAAGTGAATTAATTTACGATAGGCTTTGTGTATCAAATATTAAATTTTAATTTAATAATATGACTCGTTGAATTATCTCCAAAGATACAGGTCATTCCTTTCTTTTTAGGCCATGAATACGCTTTATAATTGTGATTTTTTAAATAGTGCCAGTTGTTAATGATATATTGATGAGTATAATCGTTTGCTTCAATCATAGGTTTGATAATCCTGTGAAAACAATTACTGCAAGCATATTTATAGCGCTCAAACATGCTGACTGAGCAATATCTTCCGCAGCATAAACAGTTATAATTATGCAAAGGTTCGCCAGGAAGATGAAGAAGGTGTTGATATTTATCCCAATGAGCGTGTAAAATCCAAGGATCAATGCGGGGCGACATCCGCATATATCGATTTCTCCAGCAAGATGGACATAGAAACCTTTTGTGATCGATTTTATGATGCTCAAATCTAATGTGACAATACTTACACTCTAACCAAAATGTTCTCATATACAGATACTCCTTGTTTGTTTTTTGCCCAGTAAGCAGGACAATTTTCAAACGATTTATATCTATATACTTTTTATTATTTATCATGAGCATGAAATAGATGAATCAGAAGCAGAAAATGTGACATAGGTGTATGGCAATGATTAAAAAAGTCTCAGTCATGTTGCCGTTCAACTTTACCTGAAACTAAAAATATAGATATTATTAATTCAAACTCTAGGCGAAGAAACAATGTATTATAACAAAATCAAAAATTTCAAAAATTATAATAATTATATAAATAAAAAATTTGATTACTCTTCACTAATCTCCTCCATCAATCTCTCAATTGATTTCACAAAATTATTTTTTAGGTATGATTCAATCTCTAGTCATGACTTTTTAAAGTTAGCAAACAACATCTTCGACAGCGTTCATGTTATACACAAGAACTATCGTCACTTTAAAGCTTACAAGTTAATCGACAACGTTAATCACTTCTTCAGATTTAGTTTTATTTTTAAGGATAATTACTTCCTTGGTATTTCACTTCGAATTGGTCATCCGGACAAAAGTGTTGTTGACTTCATCGAGAATAATATTCCTTATACATATGCGATGAGTGCAGTTGAATACAGCGTCGACTTTCGAGGAAGTGATCCTTATGAGCTTTTCCGACTTATACGTACAACTGCTCACATAAGGTGGCCTGGAAAGAATACTCCTTCAAGTTATGCGACAACGTATTACTTATCTAACTCTAGAACATCATTAACTTCTGGATGTTATGCTTATATCAAGTTTAATACTCCAGAGAAGCCATTCGTTAGGCTGGAGTTAAGAGCCAGGAATCATTTCTATAAGAGAAAGAATATTAAAAAAATTAGAACAGCATTAAGCTTAAGGCCAAACGAAGTATTTAAAAATCTTTCGTTTTCTTATGTTGATTTAAAAGCATTGCTTGTTAAGTCGAAGTCATCATTGAATTTTGAAACAGAAAATGAAGAGAATAATATCATTCTAAATAAGTTTTTCGGGATGATAATGAATCAGTCAATATTTAATGATCTAGAATCTGATTCAGGTATTGTAGGTCTGACAGGAGTGAAGCAGAAGGTGTCATCAATAACAAAAAACTCAAGTACGATTTATAAGAAACATGAGTTTAACCAAATATTTTTTGAATCCATAAAAAATAGAAGTTTTATATAATTGTCCTTTCCTGTGGAGAGGATTGCGATGAACCAGTGGTTTGTCTTGGGGGGGTACGAACGGCGCAGTTGATGCGTCTTGGGTGGATTCTGGGGAGTGATTGAACGGCGTCGGTGACGTCGTTTATGATTTACTACTAAAGATTATCAATATTTTTATATATTAGGGACCAATCACC from Desulfomicrobium apsheronum harbors:
- a CDS encoding helicase-related protein; its protein translation is MKIIDNINSLLGDDLKISLLQKCKLKVAASCFSIYAYEALKSELKEIDHLEFIFTSPTFVKNEVIDKFKKERREFYIPKSDRERSLYGSEFEIQLRNKLTQKAIARECADWMIRKATFRSNKTKAPMQQFACIQHESQDVAYMPLHGFTAVDLGYQQGDAVSNIVNRVDEKVFTSTYLQLFDQIWNDPTKLEDVTNAICDHIASVYQENSPERIYFLMLYNIFNDFLNDIDEDVLPNDRTGYQDTLVWNKLFNFQRDAAIGIINKLETFNGCILADSVGLGKTFTALAVVKYYELRNRSVLVLCPKKLADNWLNYNRNLTTNIFSEDRFNYDVLCHTDLSRTSGESFGIPLNRVNWGNYDLVVIDESHNFRNNDAVKDRETRYQKLMNQVVRQGVKTKVLMLSATPVNNRFNDLRNQLALAYEGDSENLSKKLRTGRSVEEIFRNAQATFNQWSKLAPEDRTAKAILDSLDFDFFELLDSVTIARSRKHIQTFYDTSDIGQFPERRKPLSFHSPLTGRTDVMSFNEIFEQLSLLKLAVYAPISYILPSRLKKYEDLYDTLVDGGRRRLKQVDREQSLQSLMTTNLLKRLESSVEAFRLTLTSLQGNHTRTLNKIDLFKAVGVADSVSDWTDSMVNLEAEEDDIPLGDSEIGGKVKINLADMDLPSWEHDLKVDLEVINALLTSMAKVTPKDDSKLQHLKGLILNKIQNPINDGNKKVLIFTAFADTASYLYNNLAATILATHGLHTGKVTGKDAPKSTLKKNYDFQSLLTLFSPRAKEKAQVLPREPEELDLLIGTDCISEGQNLQDCDYLINYDIHWNPVRIIQRFGRIDRIGSINKTIQLVNYWPDISLDEYINLKERVENRMVIADVTATGDDNVLTAKSSEISYRKEQLRRLQEEVIELEDLKTGVSITDLGLNDFRMDLLNYVKTNGDLASVPGGMHAVVPARPTMGLHPGIIFTLRNRNHAININQHNRLHPYYLIYIAQDGEILSNHTEVKKLLDLVRSSCKGQDEPIAQVCRLFNQQTDEGRNMKACSDLLSTAIRSMIDVKEEKDLDSLFSGGKTTALVNTIAGLDDFELVAFLVVQK
- a CDS encoding site-specific DNA-methyltransferase, yielding MEKMKMHSPNLTRENITRIREMFPGCVTEAQGKDGKIRLAVDFDQLRQELSESIVDGPQERYHLNWPGKREALLTANAPIAKTLRPCREESVDFDTTKSLFIEGDNLEALKLLQETYLGQVKMIYVDPPYNRKKGNNLVYRDDFVGNTYEYLTQSNQADEHGYRLVANTEANGRFHSDWLGMMYQRLRVARNLLAPAGVIAISIDDAETANVLHLCYEVFGESNFVGTLIWKNATDNNPTNVAVEHESIHVFARSKSNLEGVWKSSVSDVKEVLVRIGSELAEKYSDLTDLQSAYTEWYRENKTQLGPLADYKFIDGNGVYAGSRSVHNPGKEGYRYDVIHPDTGKACKQPLMGYRFPEETMKRLLSERRVLFGDDENKLIELKVYASEFEDKLSSVFELDGRSGPYDLKALFPEGKKVFSNPKPVLLMERLVSFMTGPQDICLDMFAGSSTLAHATLELNRREGGSRRFISVQYPERIGQDSKDAKEAYNFCKQAGLEPLISEISKERTRRAGAALREKEGVPDWSRDVGFRVLKIDSSNMADVYYTPDAADQNKFQYYVDNIKPDRTSEDLLFQVLLDWGVDLSLPIRKETIQGKAVFFVNEPPYDLVACFDTGVNEDLVKELAKFEPLRVVFRDAGFATDAAKINVEQIFKQMSPGTDVKSI
- a CDS encoding DUF4391 domain-containing protein; its protein translation is MNLIDSPFLFEYPEHAYFGRVLPKNKIYEHGSPRSAVKQLFVSQVEQIVWQYKLAPETINMSGLPSVPEIQIFSIALKDGALKTEVLQCIDLAIPFPIIFELRFDGKVKPVAAFKRPSETDACKWVISEYFDCDWAATDTPRKPLPMVFDLEALYGHLLLPLMPYPARSGEDLQKRVERMERIRLKQRELERCEARLRKEKQFNRKVGINAELREVKAQLSELKK
- a CDS encoding Abi family protein; the encoded protein is MEIDDPERVRRYLSHLNYYRLAAYWLPFEQDHPTHRFQPGTRFNTVLEHYIFDRELRLLVMDAIERLEVSLRTRWAYYLSHTYGPHAHLESRIFKLDGRWSHEENLRKLKDVVDSSAEVFIRHFDRYDEELPPVWVVCEVMTLGQLSKWYANLRHSKDRNAIAEAYGLDEVNLTSFLHHLSIVRNLCAHHARLWNREFAFTWKLPRLKPVGLLVNFHAPDGRRLYNTLVMLAYLMDRINPHSWKTRLEELFTKHPEVAERHMGFPENWQDRSLWRGQIL
- a CDS encoding DUF262 domain-containing protein, which produces MTTFDSTKSSLSELLRDIIAGKIQLPDFQRGWVWDDDHIRDLLVSIARSFPIGAVMLLEAGGEVRFQTRPVEGLERKIPKSQLPEKLILDGQQRLTTLTQTLALDEPVDTRTAKGKKIQRHYYFDIRKAVESPYSLEDAVIAVDDSRQLRSNFGRDVDLDLSTRELECKQLYFPCSQIMSSDDWEATLHQVAPEQFGAYMAFRKLVLTPFRTYQLPVILLKKETSKEAVCLVFEKVNTGGVALSVFELITASYAAEGYNLRDDWFGSNVRNVDSRQARIEKDDLLKGTESTEFLQAISLLTTHELRLADIQAGKTGKQVRPVSAKRADVLQLPLSAWHKWANSLESGFRQVGRFLRKECFYNRRDLPYSTQLIPLAAVLTQLGDRWLEPRIYDKLSQWFWCGVLGELYGGAVETRIANDYEELLRWVDDDEVIPRTVRDASFRPERFDTLRSRLSAAYKGINTLVLREGSKDWFWKASIRELDADEIAMDIHHIFPRAWCERKGIRSDRYDSILNKTPISYKANRKIGGDAPSVYIQRIQHEKQVKLNEEQMNKILATHALEPDLLRSDDFDRFVEDRCSRMVSLIERAMGKRVSLAEEKEEYEMRDEHVFSS